From the genome of Flavobacterium sediminis:
CGATTATTATATTGATAAATCCATACCGGATTACCAATGGATAAAATTTGTAGAAGAGAGCATAAAGCAACATCAATCAAAAAACGAATAATATGATACAAATTAAAAACCTTTCAAAAACCTTCCGAACAGAAGAAGTGGAAACAAAAGCATTGAATAACGTTTCTTTTCAATTAGAACAAGGCCAATTTGTAACCATTATGGGGCCTTCAGGAAGCGGTAAATCTACTTTATTGAATATTGTAGGTCTGCTGGATAGCGCTGATGAAGGACATTACATTTTATTAGAGCAAGAAATGATTGTCCTTAAAGAACAGGAAAGAGCTAAAGTGAGAAAACAAAACATCGGATTTATTTTTCAGAATTTCAATTTGATAGACGAACTTTCTGTTTTTGATAACATCGAATTACCACTTATTTATAATGATGTTCCGGCAGCTCAGCGCAAACAAAAAGTAGAGGCAATTGCTGAACGTTTAGGCATTGCACACCGATTGAAACATTTTCCTCAGCAATTATCCGGCGGACAGCAGCAACGTGTGGCGGTAGCCCGTGCTCTGATCAATGAGCCTAAAATCATTTTGGCCGATGAACCTACCGGAAATCTGGACTCTAAGAACGGAAATGAAGTGATGGAGTTATTAACGGATCTGCATGCTCAGGGAGCTACAATTTTAATGGTAACGCATTCTGATTATGATGCTTCTTTTTCACAAAAAACAATTGTGATGAAAGACGGAATGATTATTTCCGAGAAAAATAATAACAAAAAAGTAGACATATTAATTTCTTAAAAAATGAGATCATGTACAGAATCATAATTTATTTAGTGGTTGGTTTAATGAGCTTGATGCTTAGAGCTCAGGTTTCAGAGAATCGTCAGGTGGAATCTTTTTCAAAATTAAAAGTGTCCAATACTATTGAAGTGTTTTATACATTCAGTACTATTCAATCAGTTAAAGTATATGCCGATGATGCTCAAAAAATAGCTTGCGTAAAAACAGAAACTGAAAACGGTGTGCTCAAGGTTTATATTGATACAACAGAATATTTTAAAAATACTAAAAAGAAAAAAAGTAAAAGCGGTAGAAATTGGAATAACGGAGTGTCATTTGAGGTTCTAAAAGTTGAGATCTCCGGTCCGTTTTTAAACGAAATTACAACCAGTACTTCCGCAGAAGTCAAACTTCTAAATACGAACAAGGCAAAAGAAGTGACCTTAAAAAGCAGTTCGTCGAGTAGCATTGAAGGAAGTTTTGAAGCCGACAAAATAACGATAGATAATTCATCCAGTGCTGATTGTGATATTCAGGTAAACACTCCGATGCTATTAGTAGAATCCAGTAGTTCAGCAGACGTAAAAGTGTCCGGAAAAGCAGCTACAGTAAAAGTAGGAAGTAGCAGTTCTTCTGATTGCGATCTGAAAAATTTAGAAGCTAAAGAAGCTTATGTAAAAGCAAATAGTTCAGCCGACGTAATGATACATGCAACAGCATTGTTAGAAGCAGAAGCATCATCCAGTGCCGATATTATCTATTACGGAGATCCGGATAAGATACGTATTAAAGAAAGCTCATCAGGCTCAGTTACTAAAAAATAATAATCATCCATCAAAAAACGAACAGTTATGCTTAACAACTGGTTACATATTTTTTATTATCACATCAAGAACAACAAGTTATTTACTATACTTAATATTCTAGGATTGAGTATCGGTATTGCCGCACTTGTTTTTTCGCTTTTATATTATAATGACGAAAAAAGTTATGACGCCTGGAATCCTGAAAAAGAAAAGGTCTTTGAAGTGTTACAGGACTTGGGCGGAGGCAATATCTGGGCTAATAATCCGGCACCTTTAGGGGCATATTTTGAAACCCAATTTCAGGAAGTAGAATCGTATTGTTATTTCAATAATTGGTATTATAATGAGATCATAAAGTATAAAGACAAAAAAGAAATATTAAAATTTGTTGATGCCCAAAAAAACTTTTTTGATTTCTTTCCCTTTGAATTTCTTCAGGGAGATCCTAAGGCATGTTTAAGCGAATCCAGTATGGCAATTTCAGATGTTGCCGCACAACGTATTTTCGGAGATCAAAACCCGATCAACAGAGAAGTTGAATATTCCGGTAGAAAATTAGTAGTTAAAGGAGTGTATAAATTAAACACTAAATCTTCTATAGCACCGGAAGCTGTTACCAATCTATTAGAATCAAAGCTTAAAAACAATAAGGATCATTGGGGAAATTATAATTTCGGACTACTTATTAAGCTTAAAGACCCTAATACAGCACCTGAGGTAAGAACTAAGATAGAGAAGGTGATGTATGAGAATACTTTGGTCAAATGGGCAAAAGAAGAAGGTTTAACTCCGGAAGAGTGGCTGAAAAAGTATGATGAAGAAGGAAATAAAGTAATCCTTGAAGCCTTGCAAACAGCACATTTACATTCCGTTATTGATAGTTATCCGGAATCTAAAGGCAATTATCAGTTTCTAATGATTATGCTGGGATTATCCGTTTTGATCCTGGTTCTTTCCATCGTAAATTATGTTAATTTGGCGACAGCCAATACTATAAAACGGGCAAAAGAAGTAGGTGTTAGAAAAATATTGGGCGCTACCAAAAATAATATTATTTATCAATTCGTTTTTGAAACTGTCATTTTCGTTTTGTTCTCTATTCTGTTCGCCTTAGTGATTGTAGAATTAGCATTGCCTTATTATAACGATTTTCTCGGTAAATCATTAGAGTTGAACGGAAGCCTGTTCTTTATTCAATTAATCCTGATCTTTTTTGCCGTAGTTGTTTTTGCCGGGATATTTCCGGCTTTGTATGTTTCCAATTTTGAAACGCTGAAGGTTTTAAAAGGAAATTTCAGCAGAAGCAAAAGAGGCATTTGGCTTAGAAACGCCATGTTGATCGTACAATTTGCCATAGCCTCTTTTTTTATTGTAGGTTCTTATATTGTATACCAACAAGTGCATTATATGGCAACCAAGGATCTTGGCTTTAGTGGAGAACAAGTGATCCGGATTTCTTATAGAAATAAATACGGACATAACGAGGAAGGTTATATGAAGAAAAACTTCTCTCGTTTTGAAATGATCAAACAAGAACTCGGAAAAATAAAAGGAGTTCGTGAGGTAGCATCCGGAGCCTTTAACTTTGGTGGCGGAGCAACTTCATCTTCCAGTTTTATCTATAATAATGTGAATATTCAGGGGCAGAATATGGCCATTGATTTTGACATGCTTCCTATGATGAATATTAAAATAAAAGAAGGGAGAAATTTATCATCTAAGTATGCTTCTGATACCATAAGCTCCATGTTAGTCAATGAAACTGCTGCAAAGATGATGAAAGATAGTGCTTTAGTAGGGAAAGAAGTAAACTGGAACGATCATAAATTAAAAGTAGTAGGAATCGTTAAAGATTTTCATATTTACGGACCACAGGCCGAAATTCCGCCAATGGCATTTTTTCATTTCAAAACGATCGACTGGATGTTGTCAAATCTTAGTCAGATGTATGTAAAAGTTGATCCTGAAAATTTAGAACAGACACTATCTGAAATAGAAAAATTCTGGGTTCAGAATGTGGACAACGAATATCCTTTTGATTATGATTTTGTGGATAAAAATTATGCCCGTACGTATGAACAGTACGTAAAACAGAAAAACTTGTTCTCACTTCTTAATCTGGTGGTGATATTAATAGCGCTTTTCGGTTTATTTGCTTTAGCAGCCTTTTCCATTGAGCGTCGTATGAAAGAAATAGCCATTCGTAAAACATTAGGGCAGAAACCGGTTCTTTGTTAAAAGAATTGTCGAAACAATATATTGTATTTGGTATTGCCGGTTTTGCTTTAGCCATATTGCCAACGTATTACTTTCTGGAAAAATGGTTAGAGAACTTTGCTTTCAGGATATCGATCAGTATAATGCCGTTTGTTATCGGATTCATAGCCTTATTGGTACTAACATTAGTAGTAGTCTTGTCAAGAGCATATCAGGCGACTAAAGTAGATGTTTTAAAATATTTGAAATATGAATAAAAAGCTAATATATACTACGCTTTTATTGACTTTTAGTCTTCTTGTTACCGCCCAGGCAAAAATCTGGTCGTTACAGGAATGTATTGATACCGCTTTAGAGCAAAGTTTAGAAGAGCAGATCAGGCAGTTGGAAGTAAAAAGAGCAGAAAGAAGTAAAACTTCGTTGATTCATTATTGGCTACCAACCGTAAATCTTGCAGGAAATCATTCATATAATTTCGGATCTACAATTGATCCGGCTACAAACGGCAGGGTCAGTTCCAATATTTTATACGATAATTTCTATCTCAATGCATCTGTCAATGTGTTAGATTTTAATAATTTGGCACTGAAAAGCAAAAGTAAATTAGAGCTTGAAAGAGCAGAAGCCGAAAGAAAAGTTTTTGAAAATGAGTATAAATTACAAATAGCAGAAAGCTATTATCAGGCATTATATACCCAAGAGTTGGTTAAAATTAAAAGCGAACAACTTAAAAATTCTAAAAATAATTTAGACAGAGTTCTGAAAGAAGTTGAAATAGGAAGTAAACCGAAAAGTGATGAGTATGACATGCAATTGTCTTATAAGTCAGAGCAGGCACAATTAGTAGACAGTGAACAACAGTTAGTTCTTTTAAAATTGCAATTGTTCCAGTTGATCAATAAAACAGATGTTGAGGTACAAGAGATCGTATTAGAAGATTTTTCATCAGGAACCATAGATAAGGAGATACAAAATCCGAAATTAGATTTAGCAGAGACCAATTTTAAGATTAGTAAAAAAACAATTTTACAATATCGGGCGAATAGTTTACCGTCATTATCAGCTTATTATCAGTTTTCGACTTTTTATTACAAACCTCTGAATCAACCGGATGTTGCGGTCAGCGATTTACAAACCCAGTTACAGGACAATAAGAACCATCAAATAGGTCTCCAACTTAATATTCCTATATTCAACGGATTTAGAAACAGCAAACAAATAGCGTCTGCTAAAATAGAAACAGAGAAAAGCAAAGTGCAGATGACATTTGAGAAACAACAACTGGAGAAACAACTGGCTTTGGAAAATGAAAGAAAAGCACAATACAAACAGTTAGAATCCCGGTTTAGCGATGTTTTAGATTTTGCTAAACTCTCGTACAGAACATCTCAGTCAAAATTTGAGAGTGGTAAAATAGAAGCAGTGACATTTAACTCCGTAAAAAATCAGTTGTTACAATCACAATATGATGTCTTAAAAAATCAATTAATGATTCGGTTTACTACAATTAAGATGAATCTTTTAAAATATAACGAGTTGTAAATGAGCTTTTAATTCTGTTTTTTTAAAAGAAATAGTTGTTATTTTTCTTATTCCTAAAGGTTGAAAAACACTTTTAGGATTTTTTTTTGAAAAAAACATAAACTATAACGTTTGAGTTGCTCTTCTCTACAGGCTTTTGTAACAAAAGTGACAAAAGTCATGTTTTCTACTAAAATTTCAGGCGAAATTTGTTCTATAATTTAAATGAAAAGGTTATGAAAGCAAAACATAGAATAGTAGGATTAGTAATGTTTATGTTTTTGACATTCAGTTTTTTAAATGCACAAGAATATAAACTTTTATTAAGTGAAAGTAAATTAACAGTTGACGGGACTTCTAATTTACACGATTGGACAATAGAAGCAAAAACAATGTCAGGAACGGCAGGTTTTACAGTTTCCGGTACAGATATTACAGCGTTAAAAAATTTAACTTTTGTGGTTGAAGTAGAACAATTGAAAAGCGGAAAAAAAGGAATGGATCAAAATACTTTTAAAGCGCTGAATAGTTCGAAATATAAAACCATTAATTATAAAGTGACGAAAGTTCTTAAAGTAGCTAAAAATACAAACGGAACTTTTTTGATCGAGACTCAGGGCGACCTTACCATTAATGGGGTAACTAAAAAGATTACACAAAATTTTACCGCTAAGCTAATTGCTAATAAAATTCAGTTAACCGGTAAACAAACGCTTAATATGACGCACTATAGTGTAAAACCGCCTACAGCACTGTTAGGAACTATTAAAACAGGCGAAAGTGTAACAATAAATTTTTCAGTAGTATATCAATAAAATTTTACGAATCAACATAAAATCAACAGGTATGAAATCAATTATTAAATCTGCATTTATAATAGCTTTGTTAAGCTTATGCAGCAGTTTAGAGGCTCAAAACAGGGACTTAGATAATTTTAGACAACCGGACAAAAGAGGGTTGAATGTTTTTGAATCACCAAAAGATACCGCTTCAACTTTTGACAATGTAAAAGTAAGAATGGGAGGTTCCTTTGCGTTGCAGTATCAGGCGATAGATCATGAAAACGCAGATGGAGCGGCTGATTTGATAGCAATAACTAACAATTTTAACTTAGCTACAGCTAACTTAGATATGGATGTTGCATTAGCAAAAGGACTTCGTATGCACTTGAGAACCTATTTGTCATCTCGTCACCATAATGAACCGTATGTAAAAGGAGGTTATTTCCAAGTTGACAACTTAGATTTTGTTAAAGAAGGTTTAGCTTCAGATTTGATGAAATATGTGACTATTAAAGTAGGACATATGGAGATCAACTATGGGGATACTCACTTCAGAAGAAGTGATAATGCACAAGCTATATTTAATCCGTTTGTAGGGAACTATATTATGGATTCATTTACAACCGAAGTAGGTGGTGAAGTTTATTTCAGAAAAGATGGCTTTTTAGCTATGGCAGCAGTGACTAATACAAAATTAAATCAAAGTGTGGTCAGCGATGAAACTAATGGTAATGCAAGTCCTTCATTTGTGGGTAAATTAGGTTTTGACAAACAATTAAGCGATGATTTAAGAGTTCGTTTAACAGGATCTGTTTACAATACAGCTTGGGCAACCAGAACTTATTTATATGCAGGAGACAGAGCCGGTGCGAGATATTATATGGTAATGTCAGCTCCGGATGCTACTGCAGCGACAGATTTCAGATCAGGTAGATACGATCCGGGTTTCAATAATAAGTTAACTGCTATTATGTTTAACCCGTTTGTAAAATACCAAGGTTTAGAATTCTTTGGAGTATTAGAATTTACAAATGGTAGAAATTTAGGCGAAACAGATAGAAGAAAAGCCACTCAATTAGGAGCAGAGTTATTATATCGTTTCGGAGGTAATGAAAACTTCTATTTTGGCGGACGTTATAATACAGTATCAGCAGAAGATGCTTCAGGATATGATGTCGATATTACCAGATTTAATATTGGCGGCGGCTGGTTTATGACTAAAAACATCTTAGCTAAAGTAGAATATGTAAATCAAAAATACGACGGATTTGCACCCGGAAATAAACTGGATGGCGGTAAATTTAACGGATTTGTTGCTGAAGCGATAA
Proteins encoded in this window:
- a CDS encoding ABC transporter ATP-binding protein, which translates into the protein MIQIKNLSKTFRTEEVETKALNNVSFQLEQGQFVTIMGPSGSGKSTLLNIVGLLDSADEGHYILLEQEMIVLKEQERAKVRKQNIGFIFQNFNLIDELSVFDNIELPLIYNDVPAAQRKQKVEAIAERLGIAHRLKHFPQQLSGGQQQRVAVARALINEPKIILADEPTGNLDSKNGNEVMELLTDLHAQGATILMVTHSDYDASFSQKTIVMKDGMIISEKNNNKKVDILIS
- a CDS encoding GIN domain-containing protein, whose amino-acid sequence is MYRIIIYLVVGLMSLMLRAQVSENRQVESFSKLKVSNTIEVFYTFSTIQSVKVYADDAQKIACVKTETENGVLKVYIDTTEYFKNTKKKKSKSGRNWNNGVSFEVLKVEISGPFLNEITTSTSAEVKLLNTNKAKEVTLKSSSSSSIEGSFEADKITIDNSSSADCDIQVNTPMLLVESSSSADVKVSGKAATVKVGSSSSSDCDLKNLEAKEAYVKANSSADVMIHATALLEAEASSSADIIYYGDPDKIRIKESSSGSVTKK
- a CDS encoding ABC transporter permease; this encodes MLNNWLHIFYYHIKNNKLFTILNILGLSIGIAALVFSLLYYNDEKSYDAWNPEKEKVFEVLQDLGGGNIWANNPAPLGAYFETQFQEVESYCYFNNWYYNEIIKYKDKKEILKFVDAQKNFFDFFPFEFLQGDPKACLSESSMAISDVAAQRIFGDQNPINREVEYSGRKLVVKGVYKLNTKSSIAPEAVTNLLESKLKNNKDHWGNYNFGLLIKLKDPNTAPEVRTKIEKVMYENTLVKWAKEEGLTPEEWLKKYDEEGNKVILEALQTAHLHSVIDSYPESKGNYQFLMIMLGLSVLILVLSIVNYVNLATANTIKRAKEVGVRKILGATKNNIIYQFVFETVIFVLFSILFALVIVELALPYYNDFLGKSLELNGSLFFIQLILIFFAVVVFAGIFPALYVSNFETLKVLKGNFSRSKRGIWLRNAMLIVQFAIASFFIVGSYIVYQQVHYMATKDLGFSGEQVIRISYRNKYGHNEEGYMKKNFSRFEMIKQELGKIKGVREVASGAFNFGGGATSSSSFIYNNVNIQGQNMAIDFDMLPMMNIKIKEGRNLSSKYASDTISSMLVNETAAKMMKDSALVGKEVNWNDHKLKVVGIVKDFHIYGPQAEIPPMAFFHFKTIDWMLSNLSQMYVKVDPENLEQTLSEIEKFWVQNVDNEYPFDYDFVDKNYARTYEQYVKQKNLFSLLNLVVILIALFGLFALAAFSIERRMKEIAIRKTLGQKPVLC
- a CDS encoding TolC family protein, whose translation is MNKKLIYTTLLLTFSLLVTAQAKIWSLQECIDTALEQSLEEQIRQLEVKRAERSKTSLIHYWLPTVNLAGNHSYNFGSTIDPATNGRVSSNILYDNFYLNASVNVLDFNNLALKSKSKLELERAEAERKVFENEYKLQIAESYYQALYTQELVKIKSEQLKNSKNNLDRVLKEVEIGSKPKSDEYDMQLSYKSEQAQLVDSEQQLVLLKLQLFQLINKTDVEVQEIVLEDFSSGTIDKEIQNPKLDLAETNFKISKKTILQYRANSLPSLSAYYQFSTFYYKPLNQPDVAVSDLQTQLQDNKNHQIGLQLNIPIFNGFRNSKQIASAKIETEKSKVQMTFEKQQLEKQLALENERKAQYKQLESRFSDVLDFAKLSYRTSQSKFESGKIEAVTFNSVKNQLLQSQYDVLKNQLMIRFTTIKMNLLKYNEL
- a CDS encoding YceI family protein, with amino-acid sequence MKAKHRIVGLVMFMFLTFSFLNAQEYKLLLSESKLTVDGTSNLHDWTIEAKTMSGTAGFTVSGTDITALKNLTFVVEVEQLKSGKKGMDQNTFKALNSSKYKTINYKVTKVLKVAKNTNGTFLIETQGDLTINGVTKKITQNFTAKLIANKIQLTGKQTLNMTHYSVKPPTALLGTIKTGESVTINFSVVYQ